From the genome of Spirochaeta lutea:
CTATGCCAGTTTTTTTGGGGGTGGAATTCCCTGCCAGAGGGGAATACCCGGTTTTTAGGGTGATTTTAATGCCTTCCTGGCATACAATGCCCCCATGAAGATTCAACCCCCGACATTGCTGCTCTTTGACGCCGATAATACCCTTCTCGATTTTACCGCCTCCCAAACCTGGGCTCTGTCGCACACCCTTGCCCGGTTCGGTATGGACGATACCCCGGCGGTGCATGAGCTGTACAGCCGGATAAACCACCGGCTCTGGGCGCAGCTGGAGAGCCAGAGCATCAGCTCCCAGGAACTCCGTCTTGAGCGCTTTCGGCTGCTCCTGGAGACCCTGGACACACCGGCGGACCACCGGGCATTAAGCAGTAGCTACCTGGAATTCTTGGCCCAGGGTACCCATCTTGTCCCCGGCGCCCGGCAGCTCGTTTCACAGCTTCATGGAATCGTACCCATGGCAATTGCCACCAACGGCATCAAGGAGATCCAGCACAGCCGCCTGAAAGGCAGCGGCCTGGCGGGTTTTTTTGAGGAGATTATTGTTTCCGAGGAGGCCGGGGCGGCGAAACCTGACCAGCGGTTCTTTTCGTACGCCTTCAGCCAGCTGGGCTTTTCACCCGCCGACCGCCCCCGGGGAGGCCGGGTGGTCATGATTGGCGATTCGCTGTCATCGGATATCCGGGGTGGAAACCTCGCGGGCATCCACACCTGCTGGTTCAACCCCGGAAATACCCCGGCACCCGAACCCATGAGCCAGGACAGCCCGACCTATACCATCACTGCCCTGGATGAGGTACTTGTCCTTCCGGGGCTTAAGGAACAGCTTAGCGTTCCAGGATAGCCGAGATTTCCTTCATCTGGCGGTCCGTCAGGGGACCCTTCTCCAGGGACATGAGGTTTTCCCGCACCTGGTCCTCCGTTCGGAATCCTGGTATGGGAACCGTATTGGGGCTTCGGGCCCAGAGCCAACCCAAGGCCCCTTGGGAAAGGCTGCGCCCGTCCTGGGTCAATACCTCCCGGACTGCATCCCGCTTCGCCAACCACTCAGCACTCGGTTTTCCATCCTTGAAGTACTTCATCCAGTCCGGGCTTTTTGCCCCACGGACATCATTATTCCCGGGCTTTGTGGCACCGGTGTATTTTCCGGTTAACAGACCCATGGCCAGGGGCCCGCGATTGATGGCTGCCAGGTTATACCTCTCGGCAACAGCGATTACATCGGGATTGTCATCAAGAACGTTGAGCTGAAACTGCACTGCTGTACAGTGCTCCCCCTGGGCGAAGAACTCGGCACGGTCTGGAAAATCGGTACTCCAGCCGTAGGCCCTGATCTTTCCCTGGGCGACCAGCTCCTCCAGGGTCTCCCGAACCGGCCCAGCCTGGTCGGCAGGATAGCCGTTATCATGAAACTGGTAGAGATCGATATAATCGGTTCCAAGGCGCCGAAGGGAATCCTCGCAGGCCCGGCGGATTCCCTGGGGTGTTGCATCGCTGCCGGTAACCTGCCGGGTCTGCTCATCGAAGACCGCGTTAAACTTGGTAGCAATTACCACCTCGGAGCGGCGGCCCTGGAGCGCCCTGGCCAATACCCGCTCACTATGTCCGGCACCGTAGACGTTCGCTGTATCAAAGAAGGTAATACCCCCCTCCAGCCCCGCGTGAATAGCCCGGATGGACTGGTTATCATCCACCTCGCCCCAGCCGTTCGGGGTGTCCCCGGACCAAAAGGGTCCGCCTATGGCCCAGCACCCCAATCCCAGGGCGCTCACCTGAATACCCGAGCGGCCCAGCTTCCTGGTACGCCAACTGATGTTCTGTTTTGTTTCTGCCATACATACCTCCGTCCACCATGGTACCATGGATGGGGTGTTAGTTGCAGCAAAAAACTTACCTGCGTGTTCTTGGTGCCAAACCTGCACCTACCCCTGGATCTGGCCGGTTATGCGAATCTTACCAGGCAGATCGATAACCCGGCCCGCGATACATGCCTCCACACCCTGGGATACTAATACCTTGAGGCAATCCTCCGCTCGGTTCTCGGCAACCCCGAACAGGAGTCCCCCGGAAGTCTGGGGATCAAAGAGCAACCCACGGGTACGATCGCTCAGGTCTGCCAAGTTCTCCACCAGGGGCCCCCGGAACTCCAGGTTATTCTTCGTGCCCCCGGGTGTCAGCCCCTGGCTCACATACTCGGCGGCTCTGGGTAGAATCCTCAACCCCGCTGCGTCGATTTCCATGCCCAGGGATGAATGCACCACCATTTCGCTGGCGTGCCCGATCAAGCCGAACCCCGTAACATCCGTACATGCCGAAACCCCGAAGGCACGGATTGTTTCAGCCGCCCGGCGGTTTAGTTGAACCATACTGCGCGTTGCAGCTTCCACCGCCTCGGGATGAGCCCGTCCCTCCCGGAGGGCCATATTGATGGTACCCGTCCCCAGGGGTTTGGTAAGGATCAACCGATCCCCAGCAGCCAGGGTATTGTTTTTCCAAACCTCCCGGGGATGCACCAAACCGGTAACGGAGAGCCCGAATTTCAGCTCACCATCCTGAATGCTGTGCCCACCGACCAAGGGGGTATCCGCCTCCCGGAGAATCTCCAGGGCGCCCTGGAGAATTTCCCCCAGCACCTCGATATCCAGGGTTCCCAGGGGAAATCCGACAATGCTCATTGCGGTTACCGGCCGGCCGCCCATGGCATACACATCCGAAAGGGCGTTCGCCGCAGCGATCATACCGAAGGTCCGGGGATCATCCACAATGGGCGGGAAAAAATCCAGGGTCTGCACCAGGGCGGTATCCGGGCTGATCTGATATACCCCGGCATCATCGCTGGTGGAAAAATCAACCAACAACCCCGGATCCACCATGCGGGGCAGACCGCACAAGGCCTTATCCAGGAGACCCGGGGCAATCTTTGCTCCGCATCCGCCGAAGGTTGTAAACTTGGTTAACTGCATATCCCCTCCTTATTAATCCTCTCGTTCCGTCTCACCACCGCCGTATTCTCCCGAACTCAAGGCAGCGGCAGCAGCCCGGGGATCATCCTCCATGGGCTTCAACTCCCACACCCGGCCAGGCCGTGGTCTGGTCATGCAATTCTGATATGCCCTATCGTAGTATTCCAGGGTGATTCTAGCCGCGGTGAGGTAGTCCCCGCTCTGCAAGGCCTGTAACGCCTCCCGGGTCCTCAGCCCCCCGAGCCGTTTTTGTATCTTCAGGATCGCCCCATGCAGCTCCTCATCCGAAACCCCTGCATACTCCCGAACCAGGCGTCTAGCCCGTTGCTCCCCATCCACCGTTACAATCACCATGGGACATTCCTGCATCCGGTTATGAACATCTCGGGGAACGAACACCGAACCAATCCGCAAACTCTCATCCTCCACCCAGATCCGACGCGATTCATCGAAGCCTCGCAGGGTATCCCACACCAGGTTCTCGAAGCCTTCGGTTTCCGGCTGGGAACCCATGCCGATATGACCGAAACTGGAACCCCGATGTCCGGCGAGCCCCTCAAGATCCAAAACCTGCTCACCCCTCTCCGCCAGGCACCGTAAAATCTCGGTTTTACCACTACCGGTATACCCGCCGAGAACCTGAAACCGCCAGGGCTTTGCAAATATCCTGTGAACCTCATGCCGAAAGGCCTTATACCCCCCCGACAGCTGAACGACCCCCGGAAACCCCGCAGTCTCAAGCAGCCAGGCCATGCTCGCGCTCCGCATTCCTCCCCGCCAGCAATACACCCCGAGGCTGCCCGACCCGGCAACCTCCCTAGCCCGGCGTACCAGATCCGCCAACCGCGGACCCACGAGCTCTAACCCCCGTACCACCGCCTCATCCCGTCCGCCCCGGGCGTAGAGGGTACCCACCTCCGCCCGTTGTACATCGGAAAACAGGGCGATATTGACGGCAC
Proteins encoded in this window:
- the selD gene encoding selenide, water dikinase SelD — protein: MQLTKFTTFGGCGAKIAPGLLDKALCGLPRMVDPGLLVDFSTSDDAGVYQISPDTALVQTLDFFPPIVDDPRTFGMIAAANALSDVYAMGGRPVTAMSIVGFPLGTLDIEVLGEILQGALEILREADTPLVGGHSIQDGELKFGLSVTGLVHPREVWKNNTLAAGDRLILTKPLGTGTINMALREGRAHPEAVEAATRSMVQLNRRAAETIRAFGVSACTDVTGFGLIGHASEMVVHSSLGMEIDAAGLRILPRAAEYVSQGLTPGGTKNNLEFRGPLVENLADLSDRTRGLLFDPQTSGGLLFGVAENRAEDCLKVLVSQGVEACIAGRVIDLPGKIRITGQIQG
- a CDS encoding aldo/keto reductase — encoded protein: MAETKQNISWRTRKLGRSGIQVSALGLGCWAIGGPFWSGDTPNGWGEVDDNQSIRAIHAGLEGGITFFDTANVYGAGHSERVLARALQGRRSEVVIATKFNAVFDEQTRQVTGSDATPQGIRRACEDSLRRLGTDYIDLYQFHDNGYPADQAGPVRETLEELVAQGKIRAYGWSTDFPDRAEFFAQGEHCTAVQFQLNVLDDNPDVIAVAERYNLAAINRGPLAMGLLTGKYTGATKPGNNDVRGAKSPDWMKYFKDGKPSAEWLAKRDAVREVLTQDGRSLSQGALGWLWARSPNTVPIPGFRTEDQVRENLMSLEKGPLTDRQMKEISAILER
- a CDS encoding YjjG family noncanonical pyrimidine nucleotidase — its product is MKIQPPTLLLFDADNTLLDFTASQTWALSHTLARFGMDDTPAVHELYSRINHRLWAQLESQSISSQELRLERFRLLLETLDTPADHRALSSSYLEFLAQGTHLVPGARQLVSQLHGIVPMAIATNGIKEIQHSRLKGSGLAGFFEEIIVSEEAGAAKPDQRFFSYAFSQLGFSPADRPRGGRVVMIGDSLSSDIRGGNLAGIHTCWFNPGNTPAPEPMSQDSPTYTITALDEVLVLPGLKEQLSVPG
- the mnmH gene encoding tRNA 2-selenouridine(34) synthase MnmH; the protein is MAWITQGIQDFLGLLEQGDSTVVDVRTPGEFRRGHIPGAVNIALFSDVQRAEVGTLYARGGRDEAVVRGLELVGPRLADLVRRAREVAGSGSLGVYCWRGGMRSASMAWLLETAGFPGVVQLSGGYKAFRHEVHRIFAKPWRFQVLGGYTGSGKTEILRCLAERGEQVLDLEGLAGHRGSSFGHIGMGSQPETEGFENLVWDTLRGFDESRRIWVEDESLRIGSVFVPRDVHNRMQECPMVIVTVDGEQRARRLVREYAGVSDEELHGAILKIQKRLGGLRTREALQALQSGDYLTAARITLEYYDRAYQNCMTRPRPGRVWELKPMEDDPRAAAAALSSGEYGGGETERED